The following is a genomic window from Candidatus Nitrosotenuis cloacae.
GTTCGTGGAAAAGGACAGGCCTGGCAGGTTTGATCTGCAAAAGGCAAAGGAGCTTGGAGTACCCGAGGGACCATTATGGCACGACCTCCAGATGGGCAAGGACGTGACATTTGGCGGCAGGACTGTAAGACCTGAGGAGGTGGTGGGCCAAAAGAGGCCCGGAAAAAAAATAGGGATATCCGGCGACACGCGCCCGACGGAGGAGCTGGAGAGGTTCTTCAGGGACTGTGACTATCTCAGCTTTGACTGCACGTTTTCTGACAAGCTAAAGGAGCGCGCAGTCGAGACGTTCCACTCCACCGCAACGGAGGCTGCCACCCTTGCAAAGAGGGCGAACGTGAAAAATCTCATTCTAACCCATTTCTCCGCAAGATACAAGGACGAGGAGGAGCTCCTGGCCGAGGCAACTACGATACACCCGTCCGTGATCGCCGCAAGGGATCTCTTGGAAATAGAAGTAAAGTAGGATGTTTGACTCCATACAAGAAAAGATCAGGGGCGCAGGCAAGATAGTCTTTGTGACGGGCGCCGGAATATCACAGGAGAGCGGCATCCCCACGTTCCGCGGAAAGGACGGGTTCTGGGGCAAGTACGACCCGATGCAGCTTGCAACAATTGACGCGTTCTACGAAAATCCAAAGCTTGTCTGGGAATGGTACGAGGAGCGCAGAAAAAACATCCTAATGGCGCAGCCAAACGCGGGCCACACCGCAATTGCCAGACTTGGCAGGTACAAGGACGTAATAGTGCTCACGCAGAACATCGACGGGCTGCACCAAAAGGCCGGAAGCAAGAATGTCCTTGAGCTGCACGGCAGCATAATCCGAATCAAGTGCACCCACTGCTCGTTTTCAGACGATATGGAAGCCGGCTTTGATGTGCTGCCGCCAAAATGCCGATGCGGGCACATGCTGAGGCCGGACGTGGTCTGGTTTGGCGAGGCGCTGCCTCAGGATATCTGGAGGGAGGCGATAATGCACGCGCAGAGCTGCGACGTGATGGTTATTGTCGGAACGTCCCTTGTTGTCTCTCCTGCAAACTCGCTTCCGCTCTACGCAAAGCAGAACGGCGCGGTCCTAGTTGAGGTAAACCCGGAAAAGACCGTGATGTCAAGTGAGATGGATCTCTCAGTCAGGCAGACAAGCGCAAGCGCGCTGCCCAAAATGGTGGAACTGTTCGAATCATGACGGCTGCGTAAAGACGCCGTAAATTGTGGTCTCGTCTGCGTCCTCCGGATTGAACACCGATGAGGAGACGGTCCCATAGTCTGCGTGTTCTACAATCATCTCTACTATGTGCGGGCTGTTGGTCACGTCGTTTACGTTCGTGTCAAACTTTGATGCAAAAAACTCGCCTGAGAACAGTTCCTTCTCAGAGTTTCGCAGGTTGACTGTCACCTTGAGCGTCTTGCCGGACGTGTCCTCGTACTGGATTGACACGGTGTCGTCGGCGTTTCTGACGGTCTTCAGCTTCAGCGTCTCAAATACCTGCGTCTGTGGAATCGGCGTGACAGACACTGCCTGCACCTGGCCTGTCGCAGGATCAACTATTTGCGATACCTGCACCTGTTGGTGCTTTTCAAACTGGCATTCCTTTAGCGTGATTGTGTGAGTGAGCTCCTTTACCCCGTTTACAGTCCTTGCAAGCTTTGGCACTGAGACCTTGCAGCTTCCGTCCGCATCCTTTTTGTATACCTGGCCATATTGCGTCTGTTGCACGGGTGGAACGGTCAAAGTCTCGCCAATCTTCTTTATCGGGTTTACCTGCTCGACCTCCGGTGCGATTTTTTCAATGTTGTCGTTCACCGTGTCCGCGGTCCTGTCAAGCTCATAGTTGACTCGCTTTACTGTGGTGTCCTTCAGGTCCCCTATGTCCTGCGCCACTGCATCGACTGGAAGGTACTGCTCCACCGTGGCTCCAAACTGCAGATATGCAAAGTACCCACCTACAACAAGTAACGCGCCTACTACGAGCAGCTTTTTTATCAACTTGCATGCATCGTGCAAAAATCATAAAAGAACAGGGCGCGATTTTCGCTGAGTAAATGAGAAAAAAAGCTTACTAGGTAGCTAGCCACTCGATTATTCTCTCTATGTCCTTTGAGCGTATGGTGATCTTGATTGGCCCCAGCGGGGACTCGTCGTCGTGCTCGCAGAGCGCAATCGAGTTTACAAAGGCTGCCTGCTTGTTCAGGTAAAGCCAGGTGGAGTCGCCGTCGAGGTTGTTGTTGAGGAACCTAAAGTAGACGCGATGGGACCGGTGGTTCTCTATGGAATGGTGTATCTTGGAGAGCGCCTCGATGTCGCTTGCGGTTGCCCGTGCGGAATGCTCGTCCATTTCCAGCTCAAAGTTGTCCAGCACGTTGGACAACGCCTCGGTTATCTTTTGCGGATCCTCAGACGGGTTTATCTCGCAGACTGCCTCGATTTTGCAGCTTACCTCGGGGATCATTTGAGCCACTTTAGTATTATCTCGTACGCGGTGTTGACCAGCTGCTCTATTGTGAAATTGTTATTTGATATCGTCTCGTCGGCAAGCGCAATTGATGCAGATATCCCAACGCCGATCTCCCTGCCGTCGCGCTCATCGAACATCCTTCTGTCCGCCGGATCATCGGATCTTCCGCGGACGCTAAGGAAGCTGTACCTGGTGTCAGTAGAGGCGTGAATTGCCAGAAGCTTGACCTGTGTTATCTTTTTGAGCACGTCTATTTCCGCGTTGGAGCGCACTCCGTCTATTACGACTACGTCGGATTTTGACTGCATGATCTGGTCCTTGATGAGATCCGCCACTGCGCCCGGCCCGTTCTTTTCGCGCAGCTCAAGCATCAGCCTTCCGAGGTTCTGTCCCGTCGGCTCCATGCTCCTCCTTCTTGCCTCCGCGCGAACCGCGTCGCCCATGTTGAAGCTCTCAAATCCCTTTTTCTGCAGCCCCGCAGCAATCGTGGACTTGCCTGCACCCGGCATCCCCGTAAGGCAGACTATCAGTCTTGGCATCACGCATGTTTTTTGCATCTAATCTATGAAGCTACCGAAAGCAGACTGGATCTTTCGATATATCTTTTTTAAAAAGACAAAACCTGATTGTGGTAATGCGGGCCTTTGTTGCAGTAGAGATAGCAGATGCGGGCGTCCTTGATTCCATAAAAAAGCTGCAGGACGAGATCACAGTGGATGCAAAGCCTGTCGAGACCAAAAACATGCACTTTACGCTGCTGTTCCTAGGTGAGATCTCAGAGGAGACGGCCTCAAAGGTCTCAGAGCAGTTGAGGACCATCAGGTTTTCCACGTTTGAGCTGAGCTTTGAGGGAGTCGGCGCGTTCCCAAAGCCAAAGTTTCCGCGAGTCATCTGGGTCGGAATAGCAAAGGACGGGGCGGACAAGCTGGTAGAGCTTGCCAGGTCGGTCGAGCAGAAGCTTGGATCTCTGGGCTTTAGGGCGGACAAGCCGTTCAAGCCGCATGCGACCATATTCAGGATTAAAAATTCAACAGATGTGACAGAGCAGCTGTCAAGACATGCTGCCGCAAAGCTTGGCACAATGATGGTGTCGGAGCTAAAGCTGAAAAAAAGCGTTCTTACACCACAAGGTCCAATATACTCTGATTTAGAGGTGATACGAGCAGCATGAGCCAGGTACTAAAGCAGGTGGAAAAAATTGTGGTGCCAAGCCCCAAGCTGCAGAAGGAAAAGGACGAGCTGGTAAGCAGGGTGCTCGGATTGGTGGAAAAACAGGCATCAAGTCATGCAGAGATAGTTGGAGTCGAGCTTGGCGGCTCTTTTGCAAAGGGGACGTGGCTTCCGCAGAGGGCCGACGTCGACATATTCATCAGATTCAAGACCACAGTTCAGGAAAAAGAGTTTGCAGAGATTGGAAAGAAGATAGGGTTTGCGGCGCTGAGCAGCTACAGGCCTTACGTCAGGTATGCTGAACACCCATTTGTGGAGGCCCAGATAGGCGACACGAAGATCAACGTTGTCCCGTGCTACGACGTAGAGGAGGGAAGGTGGAAGTCGTCTGCCGACCGCTCGCCGTTTCACACCAGGTTCATGAGAAAATCTCTTGACGAGAAGATGAGAAACGAGGTAAGGATTCTAAAATGGTTCCTAAAGTGCAACGGAATCTACGGCGCAGAGATTGCGATGCAGGGGTTTTCAGGGTATGTATCAGAGGTGCTCGTGCTGAATTTTGGCACGTTCGATGGAGTGATCAGGGCAGTTGCGCAGTTAAAGCAGGGCCAAGTAATAGGGAATGCTGGCAAAAAGTTCGAGACGCCAGTTGTGATAATGGACCCAGTCGACCCCAACAGGAACCTGGGTGCGGCAATCTCGACTGAGAACCTTGGAAGGTTCGTTCTTGTGTCAAGGGCTTTTCTGAGAAAGCAGTCGATGTTGTTTTTCACGGAAAAAAGGAAAAAGCCCGCGCAAAGATCGTCCTACAGGAACGTGCTGGTAGTCAGCTTCAAGTACAAAAAGCGCAGCCCGGACATAATCTGGGGACAGCTAAAGCGGGCCGCAACGTCCGTTGCCACGCAGATAGACCAGGAGGGATTTTCGGTGCTAAGAAAGTCCGCAGTCATATCAGACGAC
Proteins encoded in this region:
- the rnz gene encoding ribonuclease Z, producing MKIVILGTAAAQPTQNRGLSCMCLEKDGEILMFDAGEGAQAAFLKSGLGWNKKMKIFVTHLHGDHCIGILGLLQTMTLQHRTEPMEIYGPDGIEEFIANNIKALNFGLSFPVMISAIKKGLVCEERLYYVHCEQAEHSVPAFSYLFVEKDRPGRFDLQKAKELGVPEGPLWHDLQMGKDVTFGGRTVRPEEVVGQKRPGKKIGISGDTRPTEELERFFRDCDYLSFDCTFSDKLKERAVETFHSTATEAATLAKRANVKNLILTHFSARYKDEEELLAEATTIHPSVIAARDLLEIEVK
- a CDS encoding SIR2 family NAD-dependent protein deacylase; the protein is MFDSIQEKIRGAGKIVFVTGAGISQESGIPTFRGKDGFWGKYDPMQLATIDAFYENPKLVWEWYEERRKNILMAQPNAGHTAIARLGRYKDVIVLTQNIDGLHQKAGSKNVLELHGSIIRIKCTHCSFSDDMEAGFDVLPPKCRCGHMLRPDVVWFGEALPQDIWREAIMHAQSCDVMVIVGTSLVVSPANSLPLYAKQNGAVLVEVNPEKTVMSSEMDLSVRQTSASALPKMVELFES
- a CDS encoding RNA-binding domain-containing protein; translated protein: MIPEVSCKIEAVCEINPSEDPQKITEALSNVLDNFELEMDEHSARATASDIEALSKIHHSIENHRSHRVYFRFLNNNLDGDSTWLYLNKQAAFVNSIALCEHDDESPLGPIKITIRSKDIERIIEWLAT
- a CDS encoding AAA family ATPase, producing MPRLIVCLTGMPGAGKSTIAAGLQKKGFESFNMGDAVRAEARRRSMEPTGQNLGRLMLELREKNGPGAVADLIKDQIMQSKSDVVVIDGVRSNAEIDVLKKITQVKLLAIHASTDTRYSFLSVRGRSDDPADRRMFDERDGREIGVGISASIALADETISNNNFTIEQLVNTAYEIILKWLK
- the thpR gene encoding RNA 2',3'-cyclic phosphodiesterase → MRAFVAVEIADAGVLDSIKKLQDEITVDAKPVETKNMHFTLLFLGEISEETASKVSEQLRTIRFSTFELSFEGVGAFPKPKFPRVIWVGIAKDGADKLVELARSVEQKLGSLGFRADKPFKPHATIFRIKNSTDVTEQLSRHAAAKLGTMMVSELKLKKSVLTPQGPIYSDLEVIRAA
- the cca gene encoding CCA tRNA nucleotidyltransferase, translating into MSQVLKQVEKIVVPSPKLQKEKDELVSRVLGLVEKQASSHAEIVGVELGGSFAKGTWLPQRADVDIFIRFKTTVQEKEFAEIGKKIGFAALSSYRPYVRYAEHPFVEAQIGDTKINVVPCYDVEEGRWKSSADRSPFHTRFMRKSLDEKMRNEVRILKWFLKCNGIYGAEIAMQGFSGYVSEVLVLNFGTFDGVIRAVAQLKQGQVIGNAGKKFETPVVIMDPVDPNRNLGAAISTENLGRFVLVSRAFLRKQSMLFFTEKRKKPAQRSSYRNVLVVSFKYKKRSPDIIWGQLKRAATSVATQIDQEGFSVLRKSAVISDDGTASLLFMLQTLTLDENQLRVGPDFFVADHVDKFVAANRKKSSVMWVNDDGKICFLQKRTHTDAKTFLGELLRKNLKSAGISVGLHDDMKRITITRGDMATGKSIKEAIVELVSTDEAIFSSS